In one Pseudarthrobacter oxydans genomic region, the following are encoded:
- a CDS encoding MFS transporter, with protein MQPHDATQEEAAVPVVSGADAGKIARAAFVGTALEWYDYFLFGTAAAIVFNRLFFTSLDPTAATLAAFATFGVGFAARPLGAVLFGYIGDRVGRRPALLITIVAIGVATGLIGVLPDFGTIGLAAPVMLAILRLVQGLAVGGEWGGAMTIAVEHAPIEKRGRYAALVQVGSPVGTLMSSGAFALVLLMPSAVFDSWGWRLPFLAAFPLLLIALYIRLKVEESPIFRELVKLEERAKIPAVDVFRQAWGRLIVAIAAAFLGVGGFYIMTTFVISYGTATLGLDRGLMVNATLVAAVVQIGVILVIGRISEKVGPGRMTFIGGLVTAAAAFPLFWMIDSRNPFAVVLAVTLGIGLLSVAYSVTGALLTELFPPQLRYSGVALGYNLAGALSGFLPLIAVALLGVSGGASWTASLLLIVVSLITAAGGFFGERLRVKDKAIVR; from the coding sequence ATGCAACCCCATGACGCCACCCAGGAAGAAGCAGCCGTACCCGTTGTCAGCGGAGCCGACGCCGGCAAAATCGCCCGCGCGGCCTTCGTCGGCACCGCCCTCGAATGGTACGACTACTTCCTCTTCGGAACCGCTGCAGCCATCGTTTTCAACCGGCTGTTTTTCACATCGCTGGATCCGACGGCTGCAACGTTGGCGGCCTTCGCCACATTCGGTGTCGGTTTCGCTGCCCGTCCGCTCGGCGCCGTTCTCTTCGGCTACATCGGTGACCGTGTAGGGAGGCGTCCGGCCCTGCTGATCACCATCGTCGCGATTGGCGTGGCCACGGGCCTTATCGGCGTGCTGCCTGATTTCGGCACCATCGGCCTCGCAGCCCCCGTCATGCTGGCCATCCTGCGCCTGGTGCAGGGCCTCGCAGTGGGCGGTGAGTGGGGCGGTGCCATGACCATCGCCGTCGAACACGCCCCCATTGAGAAGCGTGGACGGTATGCCGCCCTGGTGCAGGTCGGTTCACCCGTGGGGACGCTGATGTCCTCCGGCGCCTTCGCCCTGGTACTGCTCATGCCCTCCGCGGTCTTCGATTCCTGGGGCTGGCGCCTGCCGTTCCTGGCGGCCTTCCCGCTGCTGCTGATCGCGCTGTACATCCGGCTGAAGGTTGAGGAATCACCGATCTTCCGTGAACTGGTCAAGCTGGAGGAACGCGCCAAGATTCCGGCAGTCGACGTCTTCCGTCAGGCGTGGGGCCGGCTGATCGTTGCTATCGCCGCCGCTTTCCTCGGCGTCGGCGGTTTCTACATCATGACTACCTTCGTCATCAGCTACGGCACCGCCACCCTCGGCCTGGACCGTGGACTCATGGTCAACGCCACCCTCGTCGCCGCCGTCGTGCAGATCGGCGTCATCCTGGTCATCGGCCGCATCAGTGAGAAGGTCGGCCCGGGACGGATGACCTTCATCGGCGGCCTCGTGACCGCCGCCGCAGCGTTCCCGCTCTTCTGGATGATCGACTCCCGCAATCCGTTTGCCGTGGTCCTCGCCGTCACCCTCGGCATCGGGCTGCTTTCCGTGGCCTACTCGGTCACCGGCGCCCTGCTGACCGAACTGTTCCCGCCGCAGCTGCGCTACAGCGGCGTCGCGCTGGGCTACAACTTGGCCGGTGCCCTGAGCGGATTCCTGCCGCTGATCGCCGTCGCCCTGCTCGGTGTATCCGGTGGAGCGTCATGGACCGCTTCCCTGCTGCTGATCGTCGTGTCGCTCATTACCGCAGCCGGCGGATTCTTCGGAGAGCGCCTCCGCGTCAAGGACAAAGCGATCGTACGGTAA
- a CDS encoding amidohydrolase, with protein sequence MLDLKLVKARIFTMADAPSTAHAMGVLHGRIIGFDDDVLDLPARRTLDCGGAVVVPGFGDSHNHMAWFGQSLAELDLSGCRTLEELYDAVSRFARGLPEDAWVVGSGYDDTVLGGHPHRSGLDRSAPGRAVWLKHRSGHMCAVNSEVLGRTGVLDGSAIVPEGGTVVEDSGGPTGLLEEQAQKLVTALVVPYPVTDLADAIGAASGVYASEGLTHVVEAGIGSGWIGRSPVELAAYVEARRRGLLKTRVQMMAVSDALHPLQSNAADGISFGLDLGITSGFGDDHLRLGAMKIFIDGSLIGRTAAVTEPFCDHDHGNGSFQLSPGELARRIIDAHCSGWNVAAHAIGDSAVDVALDAFEAAHRKLARPDARHRIEHAGMVRPDQLPRFAALGVTPVPQPHFLYEVGDTMVDAVGEERTPWLYRHKSFLDSGVRVPGSSDRPVAAGAPLLGMQSMVTRASSGGATLSPQERVDAETALRAYTVDTAWMAGEEDRRGTLEPGKFADLVFLSAHPADVPPHEIGQISVLATLLDGACVFGHGYIEKLQSTASSHPIPTLRGTEHATP encoded by the coding sequence ATGCTCGATTTGAAACTTGTCAAAGCCCGCATCTTCACGATGGCTGATGCCCCTTCAACAGCCCACGCCATGGGAGTGCTCCACGGGCGGATCATCGGGTTTGACGACGACGTCCTGGACCTCCCGGCTCGGCGGACGCTCGACTGCGGCGGAGCCGTCGTCGTCCCCGGCTTTGGTGATTCGCACAACCATATGGCGTGGTTTGGCCAATCCCTCGCCGAACTCGATCTGTCCGGCTGCCGGACCCTGGAGGAACTGTACGATGCAGTCTCCCGGTTTGCGCGCGGCCTCCCTGAAGACGCGTGGGTGGTGGGATCGGGTTATGACGACACGGTCCTGGGGGGTCATCCGCACCGGAGCGGCCTGGACCGGTCCGCTCCCGGCCGTGCGGTCTGGCTCAAGCATCGGTCAGGGCACATGTGCGCCGTCAACTCTGAGGTGCTTGGTCGCACGGGCGTTCTGGACGGCTCGGCGATTGTTCCCGAGGGCGGCACGGTGGTGGAGGATTCCGGGGGGCCTACCGGATTGCTTGAGGAACAGGCTCAGAAACTGGTCACCGCACTGGTTGTGCCGTACCCGGTCACGGACCTCGCGGACGCGATTGGCGCAGCAAGCGGGGTTTACGCTTCCGAGGGCCTGACGCACGTTGTGGAGGCCGGCATCGGGTCGGGCTGGATCGGCCGAAGCCCGGTCGAACTCGCTGCCTACGTTGAAGCACGACGCCGGGGCCTGCTGAAAACCCGGGTCCAGATGATGGCCGTCAGCGATGCCCTGCACCCGCTCCAGTCCAATGCCGCGGACGGGATCAGCTTCGGCTTGGACCTCGGCATCACGTCGGGCTTTGGCGACGACCACCTCCGGCTGGGCGCCATGAAAATATTCATCGACGGTTCCCTGATCGGCCGCACTGCAGCAGTAACCGAGCCGTTTTGCGATCATGATCACGGCAACGGCAGCTTCCAGCTATCGCCCGGGGAACTGGCCCGGCGCATTATCGACGCACACTGCTCCGGCTGGAACGTCGCAGCGCACGCGATCGGGGATTCGGCAGTCGACGTCGCGCTGGACGCATTTGAGGCAGCGCACCGGAAGTTGGCGCGGCCCGACGCGCGGCACCGCATCGAGCACGCCGGCATGGTCCGTCCGGACCAGCTTCCCCGGTTCGCGGCGCTGGGCGTCACACCCGTTCCGCAGCCGCACTTCCTGTATGAGGTGGGCGACACCATGGTGGACGCAGTCGGCGAGGAGCGGACGCCGTGGCTGTACCGCCACAAGTCCTTCCTGGACTCCGGGGTACGCGTTCCCGGCAGCTCGGACCGCCCGGTAGCGGCCGGGGCGCCGCTGCTGGGCATGCAATCCATGGTGACGCGCGCCAGTTCCGGCGGCGCCACGCTGAGCCCACAGGAACGGGTCGACGCCGAGACCGCCCTGCGCGCCTACACGGTCGACACCGCGTGGATGGCAGGCGAGGAAGACCGCCGGGGAACGCTGGAACCGGGAAAGTTCGCCGATCTCGTGTTCCTCTCCGCACACCCCGCAGACGTGCCGCCCCACGAGATCGGCCAGATCAGCGTGCTGGCGACCCTGCTCGACGGCGCCTGCGTTTTCGGGCACGGCTACATCGAGAAACTCCAGAGCACCGCATCGTCCCACCCCATTCCCACATTGAGAGGCACCGAGCATGCAACCCCATGA
- a CDS encoding helix-turn-helix domain-containing protein translates to MPNTASADRTPASAGAAPRSVVSDLVSDCLADIDRIAHQYLLEVQKIEDYAASAVAVQDLEETAVASIELLLRLVGSLPIPDRLAGMSDALGHRRAQQGLPLESLLRAVRMDFRVLWTAMLEKVPPSSLPELTKDAVRVWEAVEFHTIRVHAGYLDELASMAQEKETQRAFLLSRLLNSDGKDPQVLGQAARALGVAPDSNFIVAVAAEYAQKAFRAEVLRAGAEQFLHERDGALILILEDVPARTGREPEGARPWLSRVDCFVAPPARSLADVPRMLRIALESLPVVTPQRPGQRTVREAWGHVAMTRLGEYGTVLADTVLGPLATISTHERDRLIETVQAYLRTGSVSETAGELYCHRNTVLNRLARFGQLTSFDPANPQDAAAVIAALHVLFPAST, encoded by the coding sequence ATGCCCAATACAGCGTCCGCGGACAGGACTCCGGCGTCCGCTGGAGCCGCCCCCCGGTCGGTGGTGTCTGACCTGGTGTCCGACTGCCTCGCCGACATCGACCGGATCGCGCACCAGTACCTTCTCGAGGTGCAGAAGATTGAGGATTATGCGGCCTCTGCGGTGGCTGTCCAGGATCTGGAGGAGACAGCTGTCGCCTCGATAGAACTACTGCTGCGGCTGGTGGGAAGCCTTCCGATACCCGACCGGCTCGCGGGTATGTCCGACGCACTGGGACACCGCCGCGCGCAGCAGGGCCTGCCCCTGGAATCCCTGCTGCGCGCAGTGCGCATGGACTTCCGGGTGCTCTGGACGGCAATGCTGGAGAAGGTTCCGCCCTCGTCCTTGCCGGAGTTGACCAAGGATGCAGTGCGCGTGTGGGAAGCGGTGGAGTTCCACACTATCCGGGTGCACGCAGGCTACCTCGATGAGCTCGCCAGCATGGCGCAGGAAAAAGAGACGCAGCGCGCGTTCCTCCTGTCGCGGCTGCTCAATTCGGACGGTAAGGATCCGCAGGTGCTGGGACAGGCTGCCCGCGCGCTCGGCGTGGCGCCGGACAGCAACTTCATCGTTGCCGTTGCCGCCGAATACGCCCAGAAGGCATTCCGTGCGGAGGTGCTTCGTGCCGGTGCTGAGCAATTCCTCCACGAGCGCGACGGTGCACTGATCCTCATTCTTGAGGACGTTCCTGCCCGGACGGGTAGGGAGCCGGAGGGCGCCCGCCCGTGGCTGTCCAGGGTGGACTGCTTTGTGGCGCCGCCCGCCCGCTCCTTGGCCGACGTGCCCCGGATGCTTCGGATCGCCCTGGAGTCGTTGCCGGTGGTGACGCCGCAACGCCCGGGCCAGCGGACCGTGCGTGAGGCATGGGGGCATGTTGCCATGACTCGGCTGGGAGAATACGGAACCGTCCTGGCGGACACCGTGCTGGGCCCTCTCGCTACGATCTCCACGCATGAACGTGACCGGCTGATCGAGACGGTCCAGGCGTACCTCCGCACCGGATCGGTGTCGGAAACTGCCGGGGAGCTGTACTGCCACCGAAACACTGTGCTGAACCGCCTTGCCCGGTTCGGGCAACTCACCAGCTTCGATCCCGCTAATCCCCAGGACGCCGCTGCGGTGATTGCCGCCCTCCATGTCCTTTTCCCGGCCTCAACCTAA
- a CDS encoding LacI family DNA-binding transcriptional regulator, producing the protein MSSMENGAEVPAPAARAPKAPERAHPVTLRDVAEAAGVSTATVSLVVNKKKAARIAEETRRRVQDAIRTLGYRPNAMAKTLVSGTSRFIGLVADGVATTPFAGQIIHGAQDEAWKHGYALLIANTEGNGELEQDAIQMMLEYKVRGILYSTWFHRQTEIPAPLREADFVLVNCFSQEPGTRAVVPDEVQGGRSATDILLGHGHRKIAFINATIPAPAKDGRLQGYREALEKAGVPFDPELVLEAYPDQEGGYGATPELLKRGVTAVYCYNDRMAMGLYDGLREHGLSIPEDMAVVGFDNQEVIAAHLRPPLSTVSLPHYELGAAGVRMLLGLDDAPGTAADGVAKILCPAVERTSVRAQAHA; encoded by the coding sequence ATGAGTTCAATGGAGAATGGTGCGGAGGTGCCGGCACCTGCGGCCCGGGCGCCAAAAGCCCCGGAGCGCGCGCACCCTGTCACCCTCCGCGACGTGGCAGAAGCAGCCGGTGTTTCCACGGCCACGGTGTCCCTGGTGGTCAACAAGAAAAAAGCCGCCCGGATCGCCGAGGAAACCCGCCGGCGGGTGCAGGACGCCATCCGGACCCTGGGATACCGCCCCAACGCGATGGCCAAAACCCTGGTCAGCGGCACCTCCCGGTTCATCGGGCTGGTGGCGGACGGCGTTGCCACCACGCCCTTCGCCGGCCAGATCATCCACGGCGCACAGGACGAGGCGTGGAAGCACGGGTACGCCCTTCTCATCGCCAACACCGAAGGCAACGGCGAGCTTGAGCAGGACGCCATCCAGATGATGCTCGAATACAAAGTCCGCGGCATCCTCTACTCCACCTGGTTCCACCGCCAGACGGAAATTCCGGCGCCGCTCCGGGAAGCCGACTTCGTCCTGGTCAACTGCTTCTCCCAGGAGCCGGGAACCCGGGCCGTGGTGCCCGACGAGGTGCAGGGCGGCCGCTCAGCCACCGACATCCTGCTGGGACACGGGCACCGGAAGATCGCCTTCATCAACGCCACCATCCCCGCCCCCGCCAAGGACGGACGGCTCCAGGGGTACCGGGAAGCACTGGAGAAGGCCGGTGTTCCGTTCGACCCCGAGCTGGTGCTGGAAGCCTATCCGGACCAGGAAGGCGGCTACGGGGCCACCCCCGAACTCCTCAAGCGCGGCGTGACCGCGGTGTACTGCTACAACGACCGGATGGCAATGGGCCTCTACGACGGCCTCCGCGAGCACGGCCTCTCCATCCCCGAGGACATGGCTGTGGTGGGGTTCGACAACCAGGAAGTCATTGCCGCGCACCTGCGTCCCCCGCTTTCCACCGTCTCGCTCCCCCACTATGAACTGGGCGCGGCGGGCGTGCGGATGCTGCTCGGGCTGGACGACGCACCCGGGACCGCGGCGGACGGGGTTGCGAAAATACTCTGTCCCGCCGTGGAACGGACCTCCGTCCGGGCCCAGGCGCACGCCTGA
- a CDS encoding carbohydrate ABC transporter permease has translation MITQAAPPTPPAAVVPQRPPVKRRRRRPDLFRTLSRVLVMLIVIVQVYPLAWLFLTSLRTEQDFATGDPFALPGSLTWENYARAFETGDLGRNILNSFIVTMGANILIVLLGMMAAYAIQVLGFRLSKLVRGLFLIGIIVPVQIALVPLFIDYSAVNLLDTYQSMIIPLAGFSLPMSIYLFCSFYEYIPQETYEAASLDGAGPYRIFGLITMPLSLNTVVTVVLVNSIFIWNDFIFANTFVLSEDLKTIPLGLQNYIGAMGKVDWTATFAAVCVTITPLLLVFLVLNKAMIQGLESGATKG, from the coding sequence ATGATCACCCAGGCAGCCCCTCCCACCCCGCCCGCCGCCGTCGTGCCCCAACGGCCGCCAGTGAAGCGCCGCCGGCGCAGGCCCGACCTGTTCCGGACGTTGTCCCGCGTGCTGGTCATGCTGATCGTGATCGTGCAGGTCTACCCGCTGGCGTGGCTCTTCCTGACCAGCCTCCGCACGGAACAGGACTTCGCCACCGGTGACCCCTTTGCCCTGCCCGGCTCCCTGACGTGGGAGAACTATGCCCGGGCTTTCGAAACCGGTGACCTGGGCCGGAACATCCTGAACAGCTTCATCGTCACCATGGGCGCGAACATCCTGATTGTCCTGCTGGGCATGATGGCCGCCTACGCCATCCAGGTCCTCGGTTTCCGGCTCAGCAAACTGGTCCGCGGGCTGTTCCTGATCGGCATCATCGTCCCGGTCCAGATCGCCCTGGTCCCCCTGTTCATCGACTATTCGGCCGTGAACCTGCTGGACACCTACCAGTCGATGATCATCCCGCTGGCCGGTTTCTCGCTGCCCATGTCCATCTACCTTTTCTGCTCGTTCTACGAGTACATCCCCCAGGAGACATATGAGGCAGCGTCCCTGGACGGCGCCGGCCCCTACCGGATCTTCGGGCTGATCACCATGCCGCTGTCCCTGAACACCGTGGTGACCGTGGTCCTGGTGAACAGCATCTTCATCTGGAACGACTTCATCTTCGCCAACACGTTCGTCCTGTCCGAGGACCTGAAGACCATTCCGCTGGGCCTGCAGAACTACATCGGCGCCATGGGCAAGGTGGACTGGACGGCAACCTTCGCCGCCGTGTGCGTGACCATCACCCCGCTGCTGCTGGTGTTCCTGGTGCTCAACAAGGCCATGATCCAGGGACTCGAAAGCGGGGCGACGAAAGGATGA
- a CDS encoding sugar ABC transporter permease, translated as MLPNRSRTSVLVFLLPPLLLYSAAVLFPILQSLFLSFFSWNGISDMEFVGLDNYIRMFATDDIFWRAFLNALVYLAICLVLQLGGALAVASLLTSLRRGRELVKTLYLLPAVISTVAIAFLFVRIYSLEPVGLLNQLFHWVGLDSLERPWLSDVNTVLAAVSAPEGWRFTGLYMLIIYAALLAVPKELEEAAVLDGASRWTLFTKIRFPYIRPVWITTTIMATTYGLRGFDIPYLMTNGGPGQSSELLTTYMYKTAFTSTDFGYASTISVFIVVECLVAVGLILFLLKRKADS; from the coding sequence ATGCTGCCCAACAGGTCACGGACCTCGGTCCTGGTCTTCCTGCTCCCGCCGCTGCTCCTCTACAGCGCAGCAGTCCTCTTCCCCATCCTCCAGTCCCTGTTCCTCAGTTTCTTCTCCTGGAACGGCATCAGCGACATGGAGTTCGTGGGCCTGGACAACTACATCCGGATGTTCGCAACCGACGATATCTTCTGGAGGGCGTTCCTGAACGCCCTCGTCTACCTGGCCATCTGCCTGGTGCTGCAGCTCGGCGGCGCCCTGGCGGTGGCCAGCCTCCTCACGTCGCTCCGCCGCGGACGTGAGCTGGTCAAGACCCTCTACCTGCTGCCGGCCGTGATCTCCACGGTGGCCATCGCCTTCCTCTTCGTGCGGATCTACTCCCTGGAGCCCGTGGGCCTGCTCAACCAGCTGTTCCACTGGGTGGGCCTCGACAGCCTCGAGCGGCCGTGGCTCTCGGACGTCAACACGGTCCTTGCGGCGGTGTCCGCACCGGAGGGGTGGCGTTTCACCGGGCTGTACATGCTCATCATCTACGCGGCCCTGCTGGCGGTGCCCAAGGAGCTTGAGGAGGCTGCCGTCCTGGATGGCGCGTCCCGGTGGACGCTGTTCACCAAGATCCGCTTCCCGTACATCCGCCCGGTGTGGATCACCACCACCATCATGGCCACCACCTACGGGCTGCGCGGCTTCGACATCCCCTACCTGATGACCAACGGCGGCCCGGGGCAGTCCTCGGAACTGCTCACCACCTACATGTACAAGACGGCGTTCACCAGCACGGACTTCGGCTACGCCAGCACCATCTCCGTGTTCATCGTGGTTGAGTGCCTCGTGGCCGTCGGCCTCATCCTGTTCCTGCTGAAGCGGAAGGCAGACTCATGA
- a CDS encoding extracellular solute-binding protein, translating into MKNLFRAAACAAVTALALTACGGASSTDPSNVSPTGEIKPREISWLLSRPADGAVINIMKKLADDYAKDHPGFELNLITTPDRPSYIQKLETLAAANKLPELFDTDATPFAQELAKQGKMVDAEKLLKSLNVYDDYRPGALDYQRFDDGSLYMIPFQFELEFIWYNKALLQKAGVAVPTSLDDIPAMCTALRSAGVTPIAIDGQDQWPLERYVAYQPFREAGPDFVQKLKKGEAKFSDPVGQKTVNWMAELGKAKCFQDGFSAQGYSDAQNQFTSGQAAMYNIGTWELPSLATEKLDPAVRNDIDFFTLPTTANSVTAANEFVSPSGIGMAVNAKTYDPLVSDFLKFALEKYPAEYAATGALSPTTDVETVVPANATPLYRKALDQADSLGSKQAMPWDTQLDPTTNGRLQQELVLLVQGNITPEQFTETMDKTIAQNAPKFFK; encoded by the coding sequence ATGAAGAACCTGTTCCGCGCTGCCGCCTGCGCAGCCGTTACCGCCCTGGCGCTGACCGCCTGTGGCGGCGCAAGCTCCACCGATCCGTCCAACGTCAGCCCCACCGGCGAGATCAAGCCGCGCGAGATCTCGTGGCTGCTCTCCCGGCCCGCCGACGGCGCGGTCATCAACATCATGAAAAAGCTGGCCGACGACTACGCCAAGGACCACCCGGGCTTTGAGCTCAACCTGATCACCACCCCGGACCGTCCCTCCTACATCCAGAAACTCGAGACCCTGGCGGCAGCCAACAAGCTGCCCGAACTGTTCGACACCGACGCAACGCCCTTCGCCCAGGAGTTGGCCAAGCAGGGCAAGATGGTGGACGCCGAAAAGCTGCTGAAGTCGCTCAACGTCTACGACGACTACCGTCCGGGCGCGCTGGACTACCAGCGCTTCGACGACGGCTCCCTGTACATGATCCCGTTCCAGTTCGAGCTGGAATTCATCTGGTACAACAAGGCACTGCTGCAGAAGGCCGGCGTCGCAGTACCCACGTCGCTCGACGACATCCCGGCCATGTGCACTGCCCTGCGCAGCGCCGGCGTCACCCCCATCGCCATCGACGGGCAGGACCAGTGGCCGCTGGAACGCTACGTCGCCTACCAGCCCTTCCGGGAAGCCGGCCCGGACTTCGTCCAGAAGCTGAAGAAGGGCGAGGCGAAGTTCAGCGATCCCGTCGGCCAGAAGACCGTGAACTGGATGGCGGAACTGGGCAAGGCCAAGTGCTTCCAGGACGGCTTCTCCGCCCAGGGCTACTCCGACGCGCAAAACCAGTTCACCTCCGGACAGGCCGCCATGTACAACATCGGCACGTGGGAACTGCCCAGCCTGGCCACGGAGAAGCTGGATCCTGCCGTCCGCAACGACATCGACTTCTTTACCCTGCCCACCACGGCCAACTCCGTGACGGCGGCCAACGAATTCGTGTCCCCGTCCGGCATCGGCATGGCGGTGAACGCCAAAACCTACGATCCCCTGGTGAGCGACTTCCTGAAGTTCGCCCTAGAAAAGTACCCGGCCGAATATGCCGCCACCGGCGCGCTGTCCCCCACCACCGACGTCGAAACCGTTGTCCCGGCCAACGCCACCCCGCTATACCGGAAGGCGCTGGACCAGGCCGACAGCCTCGGTTCCAAGCAGGCCATGCCGTGGGATACGCAGCTGGATCCGACCACCAACGGCCGGCTGCAGCAGGAGCTGGTGCTGCTGGTGCAGGGCAACATCACGCCTGAGCAGTTCACCGAAACCATGGACAAGACCATCGCGCAGAACGCCCCCAAGTTCTTCAAGTAG
- a CDS encoding glycoside hydrolase family 32 protein encodes MSYPVFFQPADAWVGDLIPFQKDGEFWLFYLSEVRADPKPGTAWNLVTTKDLTQFQDHGVALPHGTSDELDFNCYTGSIIADDSGVHHLFYTGQNPGNLGTDGLPLQLVMHATSTDGMNTWVKRPELTFGAPDRFESADWRDPFVFRDEAAGLWRMLLAARHSDGPERRRGVIAQCTSTDLMTWEHTDPFWDPRRYITHECPDVFEWNGWWYMVYSEFSETFTTRYRMAKSPTGPWTVPDLDSIDGRAFYASKTSERDGRRFFFGWIASKEGNCDDGAWQWAGTMSVLEARQNPDGTLAFGLADELVDSFWDGVPLELDQELPLQLNVPDGYAAIVSSNDLPTQFYAKAVLDIQPGTTECGILLRSSPDGDHSYVLRLEPKRGRLVFDRWPRTITGEAQWHVSGDVPYAIELERPCHLPPGRHTLEVVVDGDLCVAVVDRQVALSTRIYDLPAGGIGVFAGEGSVTITDFEVRKRTDN; translated from the coding sequence ATGAGCTATCCAGTCTTCTTCCAGCCCGCCGATGCATGGGTTGGAGACCTTATCCCCTTCCAGAAGGACGGGGAGTTCTGGCTCTTCTACCTTTCCGAGGTCCGCGCCGACCCGAAGCCCGGAACGGCCTGGAACCTGGTGACCACCAAGGACCTCACCCAGTTCCAGGACCACGGGGTGGCCCTTCCCCACGGCACCTCGGACGAGCTCGACTTCAACTGCTACACAGGCAGCATCATTGCCGACGACTCAGGCGTCCACCATCTGTTCTACACGGGACAGAACCCGGGCAACCTCGGGACGGACGGCCTGCCCCTGCAGCTGGTTATGCACGCCACCAGCACGGACGGCATGAACACGTGGGTAAAGCGCCCCGAGCTTACGTTCGGTGCGCCGGACCGGTTCGAGTCCGCGGACTGGCGGGACCCCTTCGTCTTCCGCGACGAGGCGGCCGGCCTGTGGCGGATGCTCCTGGCGGCCAGGCACTCCGACGGCCCGGAACGCCGCCGCGGGGTCATCGCGCAGTGCACGTCCACGGATTTGATGACGTGGGAGCACACGGACCCCTTCTGGGATCCCCGCAGGTACATCACGCATGAATGCCCGGACGTCTTCGAATGGAACGGGTGGTGGTACATGGTCTACTCCGAGTTCTCCGAAACGTTCACCACCCGGTACCGGATGGCCAAGAGCCCCACCGGGCCGTGGACAGTCCCGGACCTGGACAGCATCGACGGGCGTGCGTTCTACGCGTCCAAGACGTCGGAGCGGGACGGCCGGCGGTTCTTCTTCGGCTGGATTGCCAGCAAGGAAGGCAATTGCGACGACGGCGCCTGGCAGTGGGCGGGCACCATGTCCGTCCTGGAGGCACGGCAGAACCCCGACGGGACCCTGGCTTTCGGCCTCGCGGACGAGCTTGTGGACAGCTTTTGGGACGGGGTCCCGCTCGAGCTGGACCAGGAGCTGCCTCTGCAGTTAAACGTCCCGGATGGTTACGCCGCCATCGTGAGCAGCAACGATCTGCCCACGCAGTTCTATGCCAAAGCGGTGCTGGACATCCAGCCGGGCACCACGGAATGCGGGATCCTGCTGCGCTCCAGCCCGGACGGCGACCACTCCTACGTCCTCCGCCTCGAACCGAAGCGTGGACGCCTGGTGTTCGACCGATGGCCCCGGACGATCACCGGAGAAGCCCAATGGCATGTTTCCGGCGACGTTCCCTACGCCATCGAACTGGAACGCCCCTGCCACCTCCCGCCCGGCCGCCACACGCTGGAAGTGGTGGTCGACGGCGACCTGTGCGTCGCCGTCGTGGACCGGCAGGTGGCCCTCAGCACCCGCATCTACGACCTCCCCGCCGGCGGAATAGGCGTGTTCGCCGGCGAAGGATCCGTCACCATCACAGATTTCGAAGTACGCAAGCGCACCGACAACTGA